One region of Esox lucius isolate fEsoLuc1 chromosome 17, fEsoLuc1.pri, whole genome shotgun sequence genomic DNA includes:
- the lrrc28 gene encoding leucine-rich repeat-containing protein 28 isoform X3 yields MASELQEAICMAKQERHKNLFLNYRNLKNFPIELLKDEGLQFLERLYMKRNSLTMLPDSLAQKLPNLVELYLHSNNIAVIPEAIEIGALRDLETLDVSRNQLVCLPERLHQCLSLHCLTVDCNNLTCLPRQLCLLHKLNELSMATNRLTSVPLDLGRSRELQFVFVDNNVELRGLPSYLYNKVIGCSGCGLPGQACEEGPPCLSLAGMCVPLPAEVKAVGSEQERVVPLEEISMRALHMSKQPLREFSQLLPKSLFDLLQWPLGHCHSCSQPMFTIVYPKLFPLRDTALAGVHRRTTVSFVAYCCSSHCVRTFDLKQ; encoded by the exons ATGGCATCTGAGCTGCAGGAGGCGATCTGCATGGCTAAACAGGAACGCCATAAGAACCTCTTCCTCAACTACAG GAACTTGAAGAACTTCCCTATAGAGCTGCTGAAGGACGAGGGACTGCAGTTCCTTGAGAGGCTGTATATGAAGAGGAACTCTCTCACCATGTTG CCTGATTCTCTGGCGCAGAAGCTTCCCAACTTAGTAGAGCT GTATCTCCACTCCAACAACATAGCAGTCATTCCTGAAG CAATAG AGATTGGTGCTTTGCGTGACCTGGAAACGCTGGATGTCAGCAGGAACCAGTTAGTCTGTCTTCCAGAGCGACTGCACCAGTGTCTGTCCCTCCACTGCCTCACCGTCGACTGCAACAACCTGACGTGCCTTCCCAGGCAACTCTGCCTGCTGCACAAGCTCAATGAGCTCTCCATGGCAACCAACCGCCTGACTTCTGTGCCCCTGG ATCTGGGACGGTCCAGGGAGctgcagtttgtttttgtagACAACAATGTTGAACTCCGAGGCCTTCCATCGTATCTGTACAACAAGGTGATTGGCTGCAGCGG GTGTGGTCTGCCGGGCCAGGCATGTGAGGAGGGACCACCGTGTTTGTCTCTGGCAGGGATGTGTGTCCCTCTGCCTGCTGAAGTGAAAGCTGTTGGCTCGGAGCAGGAGCGGGTCGTCCCTCTGGAGGAGATCTCCATGAGGGCCCTGcacatgtccaaacagcccctCAGAG AGTTTAGTCAGCTGCTACCCAAGAGCCTCTTTGACCTACTGCAGTGGCCCCTGGGACATTGTCATAGCTGCAGCCAGCCCATGTTCACCATTGTCTACCCTAAACTGTTCCCCCTGAGAGACACTGCCCTGGCAGGGGTGCACCGAAG AACTACAGTGAGTTTCGTGGCTTACTGCTGCTCCAGTCATTGTGTTCGGACCTTCGACCTGAAACAGTGA
- the lrrc28 gene encoding leucine-rich repeat-containing protein 28 isoform X2: protein MASELQEAICMAKQERHKNLFLNYRNLKNFPIELLKDEGLQFLERLYMKRNSLTMLPDSLAQKLPNLVELYLHSNNIAVIPEAIGNLARLQSLDLSDNALQVVCPQIGRLTSLRHLRLANNQLKCLPSEIGALRDLETLDVSRNQLVCLPERLHQCLSLHCLTVDCNNLTCLPRQLCLLHKLNELSMATNRLTSVPLDLGRSRELQFVFVDNNVELRGLPSYLYNKVIGCSGCGLPGQACEEGPPCLSLAGMCVPLPAEVKAVGSEQERVVPLEEISMRALHMSKQPLREFSQLLPKSLFDLLQWPLGHCHSCSQPMFTIVYPKLFPLRDTALAGVHRRTTVSFVAYCCSSHCVRTFDLKQ from the exons ATGGCATCTGAGCTGCAGGAGGCGATCTGCATGGCTAAACAGGAACGCCATAAGAACCTCTTCCTCAACTACAG GAACTTGAAGAACTTCCCTATAGAGCTGCTGAAGGACGAGGGACTGCAGTTCCTTGAGAGGCTGTATATGAAGAGGAACTCTCTCACCATGTTG CCTGATTCTCTGGCGCAGAAGCTTCCCAACTTAGTAGAGCT GTATCTCCACTCCAACAACATAGCAGTCATTCCTGAAG CAATAGGTAACCTGGCCAGGCTGCAGTCTTTGGATCTGAGTGACAACGCGCTGCAGGTTGTGTGCCCCCAGATCGGCCGGCTGACCTCCCTGAGACACCTGAGACTGGCCAACAACCAGCTGAAATGCCTGCCTTCAG AGATTGGTGCTTTGCGTGACCTGGAAACGCTGGATGTCAGCAGGAACCAGTTAGTCTGTCTTCCAGAGCGACTGCACCAGTGTCTGTCCCTCCACTGCCTCACCGTCGACTGCAACAACCTGACGTGCCTTCCCAGGCAACTCTGCCTGCTGCACAAGCTCAATGAGCTCTCCATGGCAACCAACCGCCTGACTTCTGTGCCCCTGG ATCTGGGACGGTCCAGGGAGctgcagtttgtttttgtagACAACAATGTTGAACTCCGAGGCCTTCCATCGTATCTGTACAACAAGGTGATTGGCTGCAGCGG GTGTGGTCTGCCGGGCCAGGCATGTGAGGAGGGACCACCGTGTTTGTCTCTGGCAGGGATGTGTGTCCCTCTGCCTGCTGAAGTGAAAGCTGTTGGCTCGGAGCAGGAGCGGGTCGTCCCTCTGGAGGAGATCTCCATGAGGGCCCTGcacatgtccaaacagcccctCAGAG AGTTTAGTCAGCTGCTACCCAAGAGCCTCTTTGACCTACTGCAGTGGCCCCTGGGACATTGTCATAGCTGCAGCCAGCCCATGTTCACCATTGTCTACCCTAAACTGTTCCCCCTGAGAGACACTGCCCTGGCAGGGGTGCACCGAAG AACTACAGTGAGTTTCGTGGCTTACTGCTGCTCCAGTCATTGTGTTCGGACCTTCGACCTGAAACAGTGA
- the lrrc28 gene encoding leucine-rich repeat-containing protein 28 isoform X1, translating to MASELQEAICMAKQERHKNLFLNYRNLKNFPIELLKDEGLQFLERLYMKRNSLTMLPDSLAQKLPNLVELYLHSNNIAVIPEAIGNLARLQSLDLSDNALQVVCPQIGRLTSLRHLRLANNQLKCLPSGTAWLVDWLPSEIGALRDLETLDVSRNQLVCLPERLHQCLSLHCLTVDCNNLTCLPRQLCLLHKLNELSMATNRLTSVPLDLGRSRELQFVFVDNNVELRGLPSYLYNKVIGCSGCGLPGQACEEGPPCLSLAGMCVPLPAEVKAVGSEQERVVPLEEISMRALHMSKQPLREFSQLLPKSLFDLLQWPLGHCHSCSQPMFTIVYPKLFPLRDTALAGVHRRTTVSFVAYCCSSHCVRTFDLKQ from the exons ATGGCATCTGAGCTGCAGGAGGCGATCTGCATGGCTAAACAGGAACGCCATAAGAACCTCTTCCTCAACTACAG GAACTTGAAGAACTTCCCTATAGAGCTGCTGAAGGACGAGGGACTGCAGTTCCTTGAGAGGCTGTATATGAAGAGGAACTCTCTCACCATGTTG CCTGATTCTCTGGCGCAGAAGCTTCCCAACTTAGTAGAGCT GTATCTCCACTCCAACAACATAGCAGTCATTCCTGAAG CAATAGGTAACCTGGCCAGGCTGCAGTCTTTGGATCTGAGTGACAACGCGCTGCAGGTTGTGTGCCCCCAGATCGGCCGGCTGACCTCCCTGAGACACCTGAGACTGGCCAACAACCAGCTGAAATGCCTGCCTTCAGGTACTgcctggctggttgactggctgcCTTCAG AGATTGGTGCTTTGCGTGACCTGGAAACGCTGGATGTCAGCAGGAACCAGTTAGTCTGTCTTCCAGAGCGACTGCACCAGTGTCTGTCCCTCCACTGCCTCACCGTCGACTGCAACAACCTGACGTGCCTTCCCAGGCAACTCTGCCTGCTGCACAAGCTCAATGAGCTCTCCATGGCAACCAACCGCCTGACTTCTGTGCCCCTGG ATCTGGGACGGTCCAGGGAGctgcagtttgtttttgtagACAACAATGTTGAACTCCGAGGCCTTCCATCGTATCTGTACAACAAGGTGATTGGCTGCAGCGG GTGTGGTCTGCCGGGCCAGGCATGTGAGGAGGGACCACCGTGTTTGTCTCTGGCAGGGATGTGTGTCCCTCTGCCTGCTGAAGTGAAAGCTGTTGGCTCGGAGCAGGAGCGGGTCGTCCCTCTGGAGGAGATCTCCATGAGGGCCCTGcacatgtccaaacagcccctCAGAG AGTTTAGTCAGCTGCTACCCAAGAGCCTCTTTGACCTACTGCAGTGGCCCCTGGGACATTGTCATAGCTGCAGCCAGCCCATGTTCACCATTGTCTACCCTAAACTGTTCCCCCTGAGAGACACTGCCCTGGCAGGGGTGCACCGAAG AACTACAGTGAGTTTCGTGGCTTACTGCTGCTCCAGTCATTGTGTTCGGACCTTCGACCTGAAACAGTGA